AATCAGACCGATATCTGAAAGCGGCAATAAGGATCGCACCTATAAAATACAAATAAATGCCTTATGGCCCGGACAGACGGCAGAAATTATTCAAAAAAGTATCACATCGCCGATCGAAGAACATTGTGTCAGAATCAGAGATTTAATAGATATCAGAAGTTCAACAACTGATTCAGAAAGCTTTGTCACTCTGAGCTTTCCGGATGATAAGAATAAAAAGTATTACCATATCCATGTACGGGAGAAAATCTGGCATCTACAAAAAACAGGTATTATACCAGATGAAGCCGACATCGGCATCCAGGTTTTGTATGAAAACGAAGAAGAGCGGAAACAATTTTCTGAAGCCTTTATTGAATTCCAGATCAATGGTCCCTATGAATTGAATCAATTACGGCAAATAACAGATCAAAACATTGCACCGAGGATTCAATCTTTGGAAGGCGTCAGTGATATAAAAATTTTTGGAGGCTCTTCTGGTTATGTGGCAATTCATCTGAATCCTGATAAATTGAATCAATACGCACTGTCTGCTAAAGAAATCTATGAACAGATTCATACGCAATTTACTTATATGGGCCTTGGACGGATTAAATCTGACAATTCAAACCGTATGCTGCTATTTGACAATCGGCCTCAATCATTCCATCAAATATTGGATATATACATCAAACCTGGGCTGACACTCAATGAAATTGCCGACATAACGTTTGAGTACCAGCCTTCTTATTCTCTTTCAAGACGAAACGGCATGGCATTGATTACTGTTCAGGTATTCAAGAAACCATATGAGAATGCACTGGAGTTTTCTAAAAAGCTAAGACAAACAATTAATCAGATACAGTCTGAATTGCCGATATCAACAGAACTGGTTATCACAAAAGATCAGTCAGAGGAACTGCGGAATGAAATCGTGGCATTTGGTATTCGTTTCTTTATTATAATGAGTGTGATTTTTCTAATCCTGTATTTCGTATTCCGGAAATTTTACCCCGCTCTGCTAATTCTAACGATAGTTTTTCTCACATTATGCGCAACATCAGTTTTTCTTTATTTCAGTTCATCTACCATCAATATTTTAACATTAGCCGGCATTGCCCTGGTTTTGGGAATGGTGGTTGATAATGCCGTGGTCATAATAGAGAATATTCAACATTACAATCATCTGGGAAAGCGCCCTTATATTTCCGCATTGCGTGGAACTCTTGAAATTTTTTCACCTCTGGTAGCATCTTCAGCCACAACACTTTTTGTCTTTTTTTCTTTGCTGTTTCTGGTTGAAAGACTCGGGAATTATTATCATTCAATGGCTTATGTCCTTGGATTTACTCTGTTTTCTTCACTGTTGATTTCAGTTGTATTTATTCCAGCTTCCTATTTATACAGCCCGGAAAAATTTAATTCTCACCAAAGAAGCCGGCATTCATATTATTCTTTCTACCGAAGGATTTTAGCTTTTATGCTAAAATATTCCCTTGTTTTCTCCATAGGTTCACTTAGTTTGCTTGCTTTGATTTTTCTGATTTTTTTTAAAAATATTGAGACCGGAAAAAATTATCAGGCAACATCTGCCATACCGGAAACAAGAGTAAATATCACGGCGCCAAAGGGAGTGACCCTTACCACGCTTGATGCCATGACACAATCATTTGAAAAAATTGTAATGAATTTCGATACTCATGCTGAAATCAAAACCTATATTGATCAGCGGAATGGATGGGCTTCATTGATTATCCAATATCCGGACACCCTAAAAAATCAAATACTGCCGTATCAGATTGAATCCAGACTGATTGGCCAGGCCGTGGATTATGCCGGTGTAGGAATTTTTATCAGCGGCTTTTTCCCTGAGCCTTATTCGAACGGTGGATACAAAATCTATACAATGTACAATACTCAGCTTAAGATATCCGGTCCGGACTATGATAAATTATGGGAATTATCTAAAAGTATTCTCACATTGGCCCAGACCGATCCCCGTGTTGGCGAGACGATCATCACGCCTTCAGTGCGTAATCTGTGGAATCTTCAAAATGAAACACATCATTACCGGTATGCTATTGATGTTGGGTATTTATGGAAAAATAATATATCCATACAGACAGCATATTATGCGTTTTTTGAGTTATTTCCATATCATTTCTGGCAAAGTGAATTGTCGATCGGTGGCCGACAGGTACCGGTAAAAATGTCAGCCACTAGAGAATTACCCGAATTGGATGCTATTCAAAAGAGTACACTTCAATTCAGCAATGGTAAGTCTGCAAGCTTCTCTTTATTAGCAAATATACAACCGGAAAAGAAAATCGAATGGATAGATAAAAAAAATCAGCAATTCCAATTTACTCTTGCCTGGAATTATCGCGGCCCCGGAGAACTTAATGACAAACATGTTCAATCACTGCTGGAAAGCATAAAGCTTCCTCCAGGCTACATTCTGGAAAAAGAAGAATGGACATATTTAACTCATCAGGAAAAAAAATCACTCAATAGTCTGATCATTTATGCCATACTGGGTGTGTATATCATTATGACCATCTTGTATAACTCTTTATGGAAACCTTTTGTCATTTTTTTAAGTGTCCCTTTTTCACTTATCGGCGTATTTCTTCTATATCTGTTTTTTAACAGAAGTTTTTCAGCCGACTCATATATTGGTATTGTTCTATTAATTGGCATTGTCGTGAATGATGCAATTGTCCTTGTGGAGAGAATTTCTCAATTGGAAATGAAAAACCTTCATTTGAAACAGGCTATTTTACAATCTTCCATTGAAAGAATCCGTCCAATATTAATCACAACCATTACAACAATCGGAGGATTGTTCCCGCTCTTGTTTTTAAAAACAGGTAACACGGCTTTGGCAGGCATACTTGAAGAATTAAGTTTTATCATGATCGGAGGTCTGATTAGCTCCACACTTTTTACAATTACTATCATTCCCATTTTTTATCACATTTTTCACAGACTGGTTAGCTGGAATATTCGAGTTTTTAGATATAACAAAGGAAACGAATTATGACAAAAAAATTTACATGTATAATATGGCTGATTTTGATTGGAATTTCTTCATTAGCCGGGATTGATGATTCGTTGCCATTTGACAGTCTTATTCCCGGTGCAATGGAAAAAAATCCTGTCGTAAAACGTGCCAAAATGGATATTAAAATGTCAGAGCTTGATAAAATGGAGTTTTATTTTGATTATATTCCTCCAATAAATCTCTCCCTTAGCAGCAGCAGCATGATACAGGGAGCCAGAAAGGTGCAATTGGGCGGAGATATCTTTCTTCAGGAGGGGAAAAAATATCAAAGTCATTTAATGGGAGTCTCATTATCGTACTATCTTGTTCAGTGGGGAGAAAAAAGAAGAAATTTGAATATTCAGGAAATGAAGGTGTTGAAAAGCCGTTACGAATATATATCTGTTTACAGGGTTCATCTATTACAATTAATCAAAGACTTGCTGAAATTAGAGTCACTCCTTTTTCAAACCAGGCTGAATGAAAAGGAGATAGAAGATTTAAATCGTCAACTTGAATTGGTAGAAAAAAAAATTGAGTCCGGCAGCCTTTCAGCAGTGAATGGCTGGAAATTTTCAGCAGAAATAAGCAACGAACTCAATCGAACGGATCATCTCAAACAAGAGGTCCTCAGTCTAATGCGAATTATTGAGAACAACTATGGATTAGAGACTCATACACTTAACCATATAAACCCGGTTCCAGTAATGAATGAAGTTGATTTTTCTTTGCCAGACAGGCTCCCGGCTATCGAAACAATTCAGAAAAACATCGATATTGCATACAAAGAGATGGAAAACATCAAACGAAAAACACTCCCTGATATTGGTATCAGTATGGGATATTTTCGAAGTGGGACTGAAATAGCCGATGTGTGGTCAGCATGGGATGAAAACTGGAATGCCAGCGCCTCTGTCAATCTTTCATTGAACCTATCCAACATTTTTCTCAATAAAACCCACATAGAGAAAAAACAGGTTCAAATTAATCAAATGCAGGAGGATATCAACAGCTATTATCAGGAATGGAATCAATGGCTGGAAGATCTGACTCGTAGATTTAAACAAACCCAAAAGGATATTTTAATGATTCAGGAAAATCAAAAAATCTACGATAAAATATTTGAATATGAATCTAAGCGGTATGAACAAGGCCTTGTCAGTTTTGAAAATTATATTGAAATCAGACGCCTGATAGTGCAGAATAAAATTGATCTTCATCAAAGTTATTTAAACTATCTGGAGTTACGTTATGAATATCGCATCAATTCAGGGAAATATGATCCTGATTGATAGATACTATTTTTATAAATTTACTAAGATCCCTGATTTATTAAACACACTATCATGTTATCTTACTACGTCCTAAAAAGCATTGTAATCCGATTTACAACAACTTATTAGACTCGCGTTGAAAATGTAAGAAGCGGCTACTTATCATACAGACGTAAAATCTTGCGACTCTCATTCATCACTACTTGACTGCCGACTGTCCACTGTCCACTGTCGACTGCCGACTGAAAAAATGACTCGTAACGCGTGACGCGTGACAAGGGGGTTTGAGGGAAAGGTATTTATTGGCGGGAAAGGTAACGAATCAGGTCGATATCCATGTTTTTGAATTCAAGAATCTCTTTTAAATATGTTTCTAATAATTCTCCTGAAATGTACTCGAGACGATGTGAGGTGAGTTGTGTCTCCAGTTCCGATAAACTGCCAGAGCAGAAGGCAATGTTGGATGGAATTGAAACCACAGATCGTTGTATCCGACGGATCATACCATATTTCCTATCATCTGGAAATGCTTTCGTTATCCTGTATATCCTGGTTACTCATGCAATACTTCTTTTCCAAACATCCAAATCTTTGTGTGATTTCAAAATAAATCCCCATTTTACACAATTAACTAACATATACTAATATTCATCACACTAAACAATAATTATCCCACAAAAACCACTTGTTACTTGTCACTCGTCACTGCCTTGTCCCTTTTCACGGGGCAAGCAATCATCACCTGGAAGTTAGAAATTAGCGTCGCTTCGCTCCTGGTGTGTCAATCAAATCAATCAAACCAATCTAGTCAATCGACTTTTCGACTTTCGACTATTGACTGACGACTGCCGACTGTCGACTGTCTACTGCCCACTGCCGACTTGTCCCTTGACATTCCCCCAAATTCAACGGAAATTTCAAGACTATGAAAATAATTACGTGGTATTATCCCGACAACCCGGCAGAGGCCGCCGGACTTTCTGAATCGGATAAGGTTTTTCTTCACAGCGGGGGGACCGGCTTGCTGATGAGCAACCTGAAAGGGGTACAGGGTCTTGTGGATTTGAACAAACTCCCCCTGAAAACCATTCATTCCGAAAAAGGCCTCATTACCTTCGGCAGTCTGTGTACCTATGCCGATGTGGTATCCTACTTTAAAAAAAAGAATCCGGATCATCTCCTGGTTCACTCTTTGCACCAGTCCGCCAGTACACCTCTCCGGAACCGGGTTACCCTGGGCGGTACACTGGCCATGGCACCGCCCTGGTCCGATCTGACAGGCCCGCTCATGGCCCTGGATGCCCGCCTGGCTTTGGAAGGAAAATCCCGGGGGGAATATTCCGTAGAGGATTACCTCACACAAAAAGAACTCCGGAGCGGCACGGTGATCACATCCGTTAAAATCCCCCTGGAATGCGGTCTGTGTGCCCATTACCGGGAGGTCCGGACACAGCGGGATATGCCCCTGTTCAACCTGACAGTGGTTTTGAATGTTGAAAAGGAGAGGATCTCCCACGCCCGGCTCATTGCCGTAGGGACCCGAACAAAATTCACCCGGATGAAGGAAATGGAAACCTGGCTCAAAGGACAATCCTTAAAATCCGTGAAGATTCCGGAAGTTGAAAAACGGTGCCAGCTTTCCTTTGGGAATAAAGCAGGGACCGATCCCGAATATCTGGCTGTAAAGGCCTCTATCGAATTGGGTCGCATGATCGCCGGTCTGGCAGGAGTCACATCATGAAAGCAGAATTTACCGTAAACGGAAGTGCCCGGACCTTTACCTTTGAGCCGGATGAACGTCTGTTAACCACTCTGCGAAATCACGGCTATATGGAAGTGAAAAACGGTTGCCTGGAAGGGGTCTGCGGTGCCTGCGTGATCCTCCTGAACGACAAACCGGTGAATTCCTGCCAGGTTTTAACGGCTTCGGTAACGGGACAAACCATCACCACGGTCCGGGGTATCGGCACCCTGCACACACCCCATATCATCCAGGAAGCCTTTGTGGAAGCCGGAGCGGTCCAGTGCGGATTCTGTACACCGGGAATGATCACTGCAACATACGCCCTCCTCCGGGAAAATCCTGATCCTTCTGAAGCAGAGATCAAGAATGCCCTGGACGGAAACCTCTGCCGCTGTACCGGCTATGTAAAAATTATCGAAGCAGTTCAACGGGCAGCCCAAAGACTCCGGGAAACGCAAGGAAACGAATAATACCATGAAAAAATATACACGCATCGGCAAGGCTGAACTGAAGATCGATTCCCTCTCCCTGGCCACGGGAAACCATAAATTTACCGATGATTTCGCCGTGAAGGATTCTCTCCATTTGGCCCTTCTCTACTCTCCCCATGCCCATGCCGAAATTCTGGATATTGACGACTCGGAAGCCCGAAAATCCTCCGGAGTGATGGGTGTCTTCCACTATAAAAATGTCAAACCCATCCTTCATACCACGGCCGGACAGGGATTCCCGGAACCCTCTCCCTATGACACGGTTCTCTTTGATAAAAAGGTCCGCTTTGTGGGGGATAAAGTGGCCATGGTGGCAGCAAAAACCCTGAAAGAAGCCCGGGAAGCCCTGAAAAAGATCAGGGTGGAATACAAAATCCTCGACCCGCTATTTGATCCGGAAAAGGCCATGGAGGCCGATGCACCCAAACTTCACGGACCGGATCACCATGCAGCCATTCCTGTGACTTATGATCCGGATAAAAACCTGGCGGCGGAAGTGGAAATCGACTTTGGCGATCTGAAGAAAGGCGAATCGGAAGCCAATTTCATTGTGGATGAAACGTATCATGCCCATTACGCTTCCCACTGTGCCATTGAGCCCCATTCCGTGAAAACCTTTTTCGATGAGATGGGCCGCCTTGTTATCATTTCATCCACCCAGGTCCCTTTTCATGTCCGCCGGATTGTCTCCAAAGTCTGTGAATTCCCCCTGGCGAAAATCCGGGTCGTGAAACCCCGTATCGGCGGCGGATTCGGTGCCAAACAGGAGGTAATGCTTGAACAACTGGCAGCCTGGGCCACCATCAAACTGAAACAGCCGGCTACATTGATTCTTTCCCGGGAGGAAGTCTTCCGCTCTTCCAGAACCCGCCACCCTGTCCGAACCCGCCTGACAATGGGTGTGAAAAAAAATGGGGAAATTACTTTCCTGGATATGAACACCCTTCTCAATTCCGGGGCTTACGGAACCCACGCCCTGACGGTTCTTTCCAACTGCGGGGCCAAGGTTTTGCCGTTGTTGAATAAAATTGAAAACCTCCATTTTCTGGGCCGGTCCGTCTACACCAATCTTCCCGTAGGCGGCGCTTACCGGGGATACGGCGCCACCCAGGGTTATTTTGCCCTGAATCAGCACCTGGATATCATTTCCCGAAAACTCCATGTGGATTTTATCGATTTTGTGAAAAAACATCATATCCGTGAAGGGGAAACGTCCGAAGTTTTCAAAGCCATCGGCGAGGGGACGGAAGGCGTGACCCAGACAGTGAAATCCTGCAAACTGGATGCCTGTCTGGACTGGGGCGCCAGGGCCATCGGCTGGAAGGAAAAACGGGGTAAACGGATAACCAATGGTGACAAGGTCCGGGGAATCGGGGCCGCCGTGGCCATGCAGGGATCGGGCATTCCCCTCATCGACATGGGGGCCGCTTCCATGAAAATCAACGACGACGGGTCGTTTAACCTGGATGTGGGTGCTACCGATATCGGGACCGGCTCTGACACCATCCTGGCACAGATCGCCGGAGAGGTTTTGGGCGTGGGACCGGATAAAATCATCGTCCTCTCGTCCGATACGGACCGCACACCCTTTGATGTGGGCGCCTATGCTTCCTCCACCACCTACATTTCCGGCAGGGCTGTAAAAAAATGTGCTGAAAAAATCCGCGAACAGATTTTTGATGTGGCTGTTACCATGAAAGGCTGGAACCGGAAAGACCTTGTTCTGGCGGAAGAATCCGTAAAAAACAGGAAGACAGGTGAAGCGGTCTCATTATCCGACATTGCCATTTTCGCCCTCTACACACAGGACCAGTTCCAGATACAGGCTTCCGCATCCCATACCGCCCCTGAATCCCCGCCACCATTTATTGCCCATTTTGTGGAACTGGATGTGGATAAACGCACCGGAAAGGTGGATCTGATCCGGGTGGTCACAGCCGTGGATTGCGGACAGGCTATCAATCCGGTTCTTGCAGAAGGTCAGGTGGAAGGTGCCGTGGTGAACGGACTCTCTTATGCCATGGCGGAAAAGTACGTTTTCACGTCTAAAGGAAATCTGATCAACGCCCATTTTAAGGATTATAAAATATTTACTGCGGCGGATCTGCCGGAAATGAAAACCCATATCGTGGAATCCCATGAAGTAACAGGTCCCTTCGGCGCCAAATCAGTGGCGGAAATCGGCATCAACGTGTCCATGCCCGCCATCGCCAACGCCATTTACGATGCCGTGGGTGTCCGCCTTTTTCAGGCACCTTTTACACCGGATAAAGTCTACACAGCGTTAAAGAAAGCAGGTAAGCTTTGATTATCAAACACGGTTATATCGCCCTTCCCGGCGAAAAATCCTTTCTCCCCCTGGATATTGAGATCGAAGACAGTAAAATTGTCCGTACCGGTTCCAATCTTTCGGGAAAAGATATTTTTGATGCGGAAGGATTATTGATCTTTCCCGGAGCCATCGATCCCCATGTCCACTTTAATGATCCGGGATACACGGAACGGGAGGATTTTACCCATGGAAGCCGGACTGCCGCATCCGGTGGCGTAACCACCGTTATCGATATGCCCTGTACCTCCATCCCTCCTGTGACAACACTGAAAAATTTCCACAAAAAACTGGATGCCGTCAGAAATAAAAGTGTGGTGGATTTTGCCTTCTTTGGCGGTGTTTCGGGACAGTGTTTTGAGAATGATCCTGACAAAAACATCTCAGAACTGGCCCCGCATGTGCTGGGTTTTAAAACCTATTTTATATCGGGGATGGATACATTTCGCCGGCTGACTTTTGAGCAATTCACCCATGTGTTGAAAAGCACAGCTAAAGTCAAACGCCCTGTCCTTCTCCACGCGGAAGATTACGATACGGTAACCCGCTATGAAGCGACAGAGCGGGAAAAGGGTTCGGACTGGCAGAACTTTTACGCCTCCCGGCCGGAAGAAGCAGAACTGATCGCTGTAAAACATGCCGTGGATCTGGCCCAGGCCGCGAAGGGATCTCTTCATATTGTCCACATCGGCACGGCAGAAGCAGCCGAATACCTGGCAGGTAAACCCTTTGTGACCGGCGAAACCTGTCCCCACTACCTGGAATTTTCCCGGGAGGATTTTGAGGAAATCGGCGGCGCCCTGAAAACCACGCCTGTGGTCAAATCCCCGGGAAACGGGGAAAAGCTGTGGAAACACCTGATGACGGGAATTCTGGATTTTGTAGCTTCCGACCACGCCCCTGCCCCGGCTTCCCAGAAAAACACCGGCTCTGCCTGGACCGATTATTCCGGCATTCCCGGTACAGGAACGCTTTTCCCGTATCTCTATTCTGAAGGACTTG
This window of the Candidatus Neomarinimicrobiota bacterium genome carries:
- a CDS encoding molybdopterin-dependent oxidoreductase, which codes for MKKYTRIGKAELKIDSLSLATGNHKFTDDFAVKDSLHLALLYSPHAHAEILDIDDSEARKSSGVMGVFHYKNVKPILHTTAGQGFPEPSPYDTVLFDKKVRFVGDKVAMVAAKTLKEAREALKKIRVEYKILDPLFDPEKAMEADAPKLHGPDHHAAIPVTYDPDKNLAAEVEIDFGDLKKGESEANFIVDETYHAHYASHCAIEPHSVKTFFDEMGRLVIISSTQVPFHVRRIVSKVCEFPLAKIRVVKPRIGGGFGAKQEVMLEQLAAWATIKLKQPATLILSREEVFRSSRTRHPVRTRLTMGVKKNGEITFLDMNTLLNSGAYGTHALTVLSNCGAKVLPLLNKIENLHFLGRSVYTNLPVGGAYRGYGATQGYFALNQHLDIISRKLHVDFIDFVKKHHIREGETSEVFKAIGEGTEGVTQTVKSCKLDACLDWGARAIGWKEKRGKRITNGDKVRGIGAAVAMQGSGIPLIDMGAASMKINDDGSFNLDVGATDIGTGSDTILAQIAGEVLGVGPDKIIVLSSDTDRTPFDVGAYASSTTYISGRAVKKCAEKIREQIFDVAVTMKGWNRKDLVLAEESVKNRKTGEAVSLSDIAIFALYTQDQFQIQASASHTAPESPPPFIAHFVELDVDKRTGKVDLIRVVTAVDCGQAINPVLAEGQVEGAVVNGLSYAMAEKYVFTSKGNLINAHFKDYKIFTAADLPEMKTHIVESHEVTGPFGAKSVAEIGINVSMPAIANAIYDAVGVRLFQAPFTPDKVYTALKKAGKL
- the allB gene encoding allantoinase AllB, which translates into the protein MIIKHGYIALPGEKSFLPLDIEIEDSKIVRTGSNLSGKDIFDAEGLLIFPGAIDPHVHFNDPGYTEREDFTHGSRTAASGGVTTVIDMPCTSIPPVTTLKNFHKKLDAVRNKSVVDFAFFGGVSGQCFENDPDKNISELAPHVLGFKTYFISGMDTFRRLTFEQFTHVLKSTAKVKRPVLLHAEDYDTVTRYEATEREKGSDWQNFYASRPEEAELIAVKHAVDLAQAAKGSLHIVHIGTAEAAEYLAGKPFVTGETCPHYLEFSREDFEEIGGALKTTPVVKSPGNGEKLWKHLMTGILDFVASDHAPAPASQKNTGSAWTDYSGIPGTGTLFPYLYSEGLVRRKMPLDRFLKVIAENAAKRYGLFDRKGSIEPGKDADLILLDPDKTTRIRGKEFYSKGKITPFEGLTFEGKIMKTLLRGHIIYDADKGITVPPGTGHFLRKG
- a CDS encoding (2Fe-2S)-binding protein — encoded protein: MKAEFTVNGSARTFTFEPDERLLTTLRNHGYMEVKNGCLEGVCGACVILLNDKPVNSCQVLTASVTGQTITTVRGIGTLHTPHIIQEAFVEAGAVQCGFCTPGMITATYALLRENPDPSEAEIKNALDGNLCRCTGYVKIIEAVQRAAQRLRETQGNE
- the mdtC gene encoding multidrug efflux RND transporter permease subunit MdtC — its product is MAIIVLIGLNSFIHIPIEIRPISESGNKDRTYKIQINALWPGQTAEIIQKSITSPIEEHCVRIRDLIDIRSSTTDSESFVTLSFPDDKNKKYYHIHVREKIWHLQKTGIIPDEADIGIQVLYENEEERKQFSEAFIEFQINGPYELNQLRQITDQNIAPRIQSLEGVSDIKIFGGSSGYVAIHLNPDKLNQYALSAKEIYEQIHTQFTYMGLGRIKSDNSNRMLLFDNRPQSFHQILDIYIKPGLTLNEIADITFEYQPSYSLSRRNGMALITVQVFKKPYENALEFSKKLRQTINQIQSELPISTELVITKDQSEELRNEIVAFGIRFFIIMSVIFLILYFVFRKFYPALLILTIVFLTLCATSVFLYFSSSTINILTLAGIALVLGMVVDNAVVIIENIQHYNHLGKRPYISALRGTLEIFSPLVASSATTLFVFFSLLFLVERLGNYYHSMAYVLGFTLFSSLLISVVFIPASYLYSPEKFNSHQRSRHSYYSFYRRILAFMLKYSLVFSIGSLSLLALIFLIFFKNIETGKNYQATSAIPETRVNITAPKGVTLTTLDAMTQSFEKIVMNFDTHAEIKTYIDQRNGWASLIIQYPDTLKNQILPYQIESRLIGQAVDYAGVGIFISGFFPEPYSNGGYKIYTMYNTQLKISGPDYDKLWELSKSILTLAQTDPRVGETIITPSVRNLWNLQNETHHYRYAIDVGYLWKNNISIQTAYYAFFELFPYHFWQSELSIGGRQVPVKMSATRELPELDAIQKSTLQFSNGKSASFSLLANIQPEKKIEWIDKKNQQFQFTLAWNYRGPGELNDKHVQSLLESIKLPPGYILEKEEWTYLTHQEKKSLNSLIIYAILGVYIIMTILYNSLWKPFVIFLSVPFSLIGVFLLYLFFNRSFSADSYIGIVLLIGIVVNDAIVLVERISQLEMKNLHLKQAILQSSIERIRPILITTITTIGGLFPLLFLKTGNTALAGILEELSFIMIGGLISSTLFTITIIPIFYHIFHRLVSWNIRVFRYNKGNEL